A section of the Arcobacter roscoffensis genome encodes:
- the cutA gene encoding divalent-cation tolerance protein CutA — translation MNAVIIQTTCASQVEAKNIAKVLVQEKLAACVQLHEVESIYSWEDELCCDFETILNIKTRKENFEKVKSKIKELHSYDVPEIIQIDITNSSKKYTKFISDCC, via the coding sequence ATGAACGCAGTAATAATTCAAACAACATGTGCTTCACAAGTAGAAGCAAAAAATATTGCAAAGGTTTTAGTTCAAGAAAAACTTGCTGCTTGTGTTCAACTACACGAAGTAGAATCTATTTATTCTTGGGAAGATGAGTTATGTTGTGATTTTGAAACAATACTAAATATAAAAACTAGAAAAGAAAACTTTGAAAAAGTTAAAAGCAAAATTAAAGAATTACATAGCTATGATGTGCCGGAAATTATCCAAATAGATATAACAAATTCAAGTAAAAAATATACAAAATTTATAAGTGATTGTTGCTAG
- a CDS encoding thiazole synthase translates to MNDDILKVGDYEFNSRLIVGSGKYDSFQTTKDATLASGSELITVAIRRVNITNPNEENLLDYFKDTNVKLLPNSAGCFTAEEAITTFRLMREATGIDIIKLEVIGDAQKTLYPDVIETIKACEVLKKEGFTIMAYTSDDPIVAKQLENAGADAIMPLAAPIGSGLGIQNPYNIAFIRDAVKVPVLVDAGLGCASDASYAMELGADGILANTAIAQAQNPMAMAEAFKYATIAGRLSYKAGRIPKKPYATASSPIDGLIQF, encoded by the coding sequence ATGAACGATGATATTTTAAAAGTTGGTGATTACGAATTTAATAGTAGATTAATTGTAGGTTCTGGAAAGTATGATTCTTTTCAAACTACAAAAGATGCTACATTAGCTTCAGGAAGTGAATTAATTACAGTTGCAATCAGAAGAGTAAATATTACAAATCCAAATGAAGAGAATCTATTAGATTACTTTAAAGACACAAATGTAAAATTACTTCCAAACTCAGCTGGATGTTTTACAGCTGAAGAGGCAATTACAACTTTTAGATTAATGAGAGAAGCTACAGGTATTGATATTATTAAATTAGAAGTTATTGGTGATGCACAAAAGACACTTTATCCAGATGTAATTGAAACTATTAAGGCTTGTGAAGTTTTAAAGAAAGAAGGTTTCACAATTATGGCTTATACTTCTGATGATCCAATTGTTGCAAAACAATTAGAAAATGCTGGTGCTGATGCAATTATGCCATTAGCAGCACCAATAGGTTCAGGATTAGGAATTCAAAACCCATACAATATTGCATTTATTAGAGATGCAGTAAAAGTTCCTGTATTAGTTGATGCAGGTCTTGGATGTGCAAGTGATGCTTCTTATGCTATGGAGTTAGGTGCAGATGGAATTTTAGCAAATACAGCAATTGCTCAAGCTCAAAACCCAATGGCAATGGCAGAAGCATTCAAATATGCAACAATAGCAGGAAGATTATCTTATAAAGCAGGTAGAATTCCTAAGAAACCATATGCAACAGCAAGTTCTCCAATTGATGGATTAATCCAATTTTAG